A genomic region of Bradyrhizobium sp. ORS 278 contains the following coding sequences:
- a CDS encoding DUF1810 domain-containing protein, with amino-acid sequence MDVEGHDLGRFVDAQNSIYSRVTAELAEGAKQSHWMWFIFPQVEGLGSSPMAQRYAIRSRAEAEAYLAHPMLGGRLVECTRLLLEVQDRSLRQILGTPDDIKFRSSMTLFDCIRPGAEFASALDRYCGGARDPATLAFLRRGTP; translated from the coding sequence ATGGATGTAGAAGGTCATGATCTCGGCCGATTTGTCGACGCACAGAATTCAATTTATTCGCGCGTGACCGCCGAACTTGCCGAGGGCGCCAAGCAAAGCCACTGGATGTGGTTCATCTTTCCTCAGGTCGAAGGGCTCGGCAGTTCGCCGATGGCCCAGCGCTATGCGATTCGCTCTCGCGCCGAGGCCGAAGCCTATCTGGCGCATCCGATGCTCGGCGGCCGGCTCGTCGAATGCACCCGGCTGTTGCTGGAGGTCCAGGACCGGTCGCTGCGCCAGATCCTCGGTACGCCCGACGACATCAAGTTTCGCTCCAGCATGACGCTGTTCGATTGCATTCGCCCCGGCGCGGAGTTCGCTTCCGCGCTCGACCGCTATTGCGGTGGTGCGCGCGATCCGGCGACGCTGGCATTTCTGCGGCGCGGCACGCCGTGA